gcttattaattttagttttgttacatgctttggtcattttttatatttctattcagctttaatttattttacacatttcttatttaattaaattttattttattttataatacttttagtTTTAAAGGTAGGTTGTGTTGCTTcctaaaaagtactaaaataatccATTAACGGGATCATTAAGTGGAATTAGAATCATTAAATCCCGTAAAACTTTTGACATTGAGTTGGCTGCCAATTTGTACTCCTCTCCCCTTTTCTCTCCCTCAtacactctctcttctctcatccTTCGTTCCACTGCAGCATCCTGCTGCGATATGACCTGGTGTGGTCCTTGTCTCCACATCTAGCCTGGCTCCCAGCAGAGACTGTTGCTGTTCCTTATCTCTCTTTCGCTCTGTctccctctttctgtctctgaGAATGAACTACATCATAAGCTTTGTTCTGAGCAAGAATTCTGCATCCCCGGTTTCATTCATACTGACATCTCAATAACTCCCTGACCAGCATTATTATGTTGCTGTTCGTTTCGTTCAGTCTCAGTTAACAGAGACAATGCAGATGCACACAGCATTGTGTGCAAGTGTGTGGTGTGCAAGTCATATTTTCATGTTCAAGAATAAAATTGAACAAATGAAGGAGCTTATGTAGGCTATTTGTCATAAACTTTTGAAATAAGCATTACTAATGTAACTGAGAGGTAcatattttgaaatgaataatCTGGTTCTTTagagttttaagagtttttctttttttttcagcctatAGGGAACCAACCGCCATTACATATTGTCTGAAAAACTGATTTAAGCACTATAACAGAAGCAAGACTGGTTTTCCTGTTGAATATCAGCATGATTTTATTGGATGTAGGTAGCAGTTCTGAAAACAAGTTTCATTTTAACCACAATATGCCAaggattttgtttcattttgctcTTCTAATGAAAATTATTCCACCAAAGCCAAAGTGAAATCAACTGATGCATGTCACAGAGTAAAACAGACAAGCGGAGTGATTAAAACTGATTTGGTCAAATACATtactaaaaatggttctttgtAATTGTGAGAAAAGAATCAGTTAcctctgtttattttaaaaataaaattctaaaacaagTACAGTATGTGCAGAATCAGATTTCCATTAGTTGATAAAGTAGATATATTGTGGAAGAACAGCTTAAATGCTTTAATAAGAATCTTGTTTGATGTGCATCTTCCTTATTCACCTCTATCTGCCACTACTTCATATACTCAAGGTCAGAGAAAACTTCacatatacattttacaaaagcCATAAACTGCATTAGATATGTCCTCATAACTGATAGAGCTGAAAGTGTCCCACCTTTTTATTCCCAAATAACCCAAGTCTGTGTTGTCTGTAGTCTTGATGTTTCCACTTGTCTCCCTCTCTATGAGAGAGGAGACCATAGAGAGTCTCTCAGCTgcggaggaggaagaggaggagactTCAGAAGccgcagcaacagcagcagctctagaggaagaggaggaggaggagcagtgGAGTGGGGAGGAGCCTGAGCAGGAACCCCCATCTGAGCTCCTACAGCGGGCAGAGGTCATAGGCGAGGCCCAGACTCTGCCCGGCCTGCAGGCTGAGGTTCACACACAGGCAGCTACTGCTGCCGACGAGGCCACTAATGGGAAAGCTGAGGAGGCAGGGGGGCAAGAAAGCCCTGCAGAAGGTGTGTCCATCCTTCTCACAACCTGCATGTTTCTCTCtcccatcacaaaaaaaaaaaagcaaagcgaAAGCATTGTGAAAGCTTTCTAAGGGAATGTGGGCGGATGGCTCAAATATCTCCTCTATCTGCTGATGCTGCAAGGCAACACAGGCTTGATGGTGACCAGCTTCTGTGGCCAGAGCTGTGTGTCTGTCAATGTCTTTCTACTTAAAGCTTTTCCCAGAGCAGCTGCCATCTGCTAGCTATCTGATTAAGCTTTTTCTGAACTTTACTGCTTGTTTCTCTATTGATGCTACTGCTGCCAGGTCGACCGCTTCCATATATTTTTATCCATTgctcagtttattttaatttgccaGCTACATTGCCAGTTTGTGATTTTTGCTGCATGCTCCAACAAAATACCTGTGGGATTCTATGAGAATCCTCTGTTTTTGTGATATTGTGATATTGTGTTATGCTTCATTGTCAAAGGCTTTTGAAAAGCTAAGcttgttgatttaatttaaattgtgtttcattttcatttttttttcaaagcgtTGTCATTTCACATGgtttgcataagtgttttttattccttttattatgcaaaatgcagaacaatttgtaatttttttgcagaACAATTAGAAACACTGTATTATTTTAGTGGCAATTTAAGACAATTATAGCCACAGGTGTATGTGTAATATTTGGTTATATGAAAATCACTATGCATTTTCCATAATCTCTGAATATGTATTTGGCAGAAGTTTTTAGATCAGCTATTCCATCTTGCTTCTGGTGTAATGATGTCAGTATCGTGTTCGGACCACTTCCTTGGATATTTCATCCTCATTTTCTGGACTTCATCCACGCAACATTAAATGTCCTGGGTCTGCATGCTGGTCCTGTCATATCCATGCCATCACTCCATCACTGAATTGGTATGTGTGTCTCATCGGCTGCTGCTATTTGAAAGTGGACATTCATTTGACCAAGAGCTTTGCCTGTCTGTGTGGTGGTTGGCCTGGCAAACATATTGTACTTTGAATTTAATAATACTATACAATGCAGACTACTTGAGATTTGCTTTCAGCTGTGAAGATGGAAGCAGAGCGACCAGACAGTGAAAGGACAGATCCCATTGGCATGGACTTCACTGAATCTGCAATGCATCTAGATGATGAACTCCCATCTTACCAGAGCCTTGCCAGAGACGCAGATATGCCGGAAAGCCCCTTTGCCCGAACATGCCCCATGGAGGATTTTGGAGTGCCTCCAAGTGACCAGGGTCATGCTAAAGGACCTTGCAAGGCTCCAAATGAAAAGCCTGATGTACAAAGTGGTGCTGTGAAACAGTCTTTAACTGAAACGTGTGACTCCAGCAATATCCATGAGGTCAAACAAGGGCAAATTGAAGACAAACAAATGGAAATAACAAAAGAGGAGGACATGAAGGACAAATCTGGGATGTCTGCTTATTTTGAGACCACTACAATTAAGACAGATGCCTCCGGGTCTCAAGGAGAAGGGTATTATGAGCTGAGTACTAAATCAGAAGAACAGAAAGACTCTGTTGCTGACCTACCACTTCCTGAAATCAGTTACAGCACCTTGGCCCAAACACACTCTTTGGAAGTCCAACCAGATCTTCCGAAAAGTAGCGCAGACACACTACACACTGCTTTACCTGTAGACAGAAGAGATGACTGCAGACTGTCTCCTGGAAAACTGGCACTAGAGCAAAGAAGTTACTCTTTAAATATCACCATTGGAGCAATGGACCATGGTGATGCTCAAGGACGTCCAAGAATCCTCTCTCCGTTAGCCACTGACATCATGTCTCATACTAGTGGGAGCCTTGACGAATCTGCCGATTACCTTCCTGTCACCACTCCCTCAGTAGAGAAGCTCCCTCAGTTTCCACCAGTGATCCTGGAGACAACTGCCTCTACCACAACTCCATCATCTTCCCCTCCCCAGGAAACAGTCACTGATGTAAAGACAAGTCCACAGTCAGAGTCTCCAGAATCCCCTGTCCAAGCTAAGAGCTGTTATAAGAATGGCACCGTCATGGCCCCAGACTTGCCTGAAATGCTGGACTTGGCAGGTACTCGATCAAGGTTGACATCTGACAACACTGACTCCGAGATTATGAGAAGGAAGTCTGTCCCAATGGACATGTCTTCTCTAGTAAGTGATTCTTTAGCACATTTGTTCAAAGGTGACCAGGGCCAGATGGCTACAAAGAGAGAAATGCAGTTGGAGGAGCAAGGATATTGTGTTTTTAGTGAATACTCTGGTCCTATGCCATCGCCTGCGGATCTGCACAGTCCAATGGACTCATCTCCTCAAATCTTCAACACTGTGATATCAGAGGAGAAGGAAACTGGTCTTGTTGCATTTGGACAACAGGAGTGTCCATCGACTGAAGATCTGAAACCAACACAGGTTGTTACACCACAGGTAAAACAGGAGTGTGCATCGACTGAAGATCTGAAACCAACAGAGGTTGTTACACCACAGGCAAAACAGGAGTGCCCATCGACTGAAGATCTGAAACCAACAGAGGTTGTTACACCACAGGCAAAACAGGAGTGTCCATCGACTGAAGATCTGAAACCAACAGAGGTTGTTACACCACAGGCAAAACAGGAGTGTCCATCGACTGAAGATCTGAAACCAACAGAGGTTGTTACACCACAGGCAAAACAGGAGTGTCCATCGACTGAAGATCTGAAACCAACAGAGGTTGTTACACCACAGGTAAAACAGGAGTGTCCATCGACTGAAGATCTGAAACCAACAGAGGTTGTTACACCACAGGCAAAACAGGAGTGTCCATCGACTGAAGATCTGAAACCAACAGAGGTTGTTACACCACAGGCAAAACCAGAAGAAGAAAAGCCAAAGAATGAAGAATCCTCTGAAATTGAAAGTACACCTTCTGAAAAACCTCATGTAGAGACTAAGCAAGAGGACTCTGATCTTTTGAAGACTGAACATTTGGAAGAAACTAAGAGTCCAGCTTTACCTGATAATGAGAAAGGACAGTTAGACAAACAAGCTGAAACCTTTATCACACCGAAGGTGACAGTAACTCTGGAGGAAGCAAGGCCTGATCTTGATGCAGGTTTCAAACTTGGTGCTGAAACCGAAGCTGAAATAGCTGACTATGAGAGGCAAATTCGCAAATTGGAGATGGAGGACCGACCTTTGAGTGTAGAGGAGGAGCGGGAGCTCCAGGAACTCAGGGAGAAGGTGAAGAATAAACCAGACCTTGTGCATCAGGAAGCTTACGAAGAGGTAGATGCAGAGGATGCGTACCAGCTCACTGGAGCTGCAAAGGACAGAATTGCTCGGCCCATCAGACCATCTCCAGCATCTTCTGTAGAAAGTGCTACCGATGAGGAGAAAATGCATGTTAGTGACACTGAAAAACCTAGATCACCAGGTGAGAAAGAATCTCTTAAAACAGATCCTAATAGATTATCTCCTGTTGGGTcttttgagaaatattttagaGAGGAGAGACCTTCTGAGCAGGAGGTAAAGCAGAAAGACTCAGTACAGCCCCTCAAAGAGAAAGTTGCTGAGGAGAAACCTCAGTCAGCTCCTTCCAAGACAGACGAAGCTCCACTTGACACCACAGTGACTCAAGAAGTAGAGGAAGAGGTGGAGCTTGCTGAGGAACCTGATGAGGTCATCCCAGAACCAAAACCTGCACTTAATGTGGAAGAGAAGCCGGTGGTAGATAAAACTGAACCAGATGAGGTTGTGGTTGAAAAAGAGGAGGAAAAAGTGTTTGAGAAAGAACACGTGGAAGATGAGGAAATCTTGGAAGGGGCCAAAGCTGCAGAAGACACTGTTGAGCCTAGAGCTGCGATTGAGTCAGTAGTGACAGTGGAAGATGACTTTATTACAGTAGTGCAGACCATTGATGAGAGCGAAGTCTCTGGACACAGTGTACGCTTCTCAGCTCCCCCTGAGGAGGAACATCCACAGCTCctccaagaagaagaagaggaggacgaGTCTGTGGAAATGGCACAGGAAGTAGAGATGGAGGCTCCCAGTTTGGAGGAAGCTCTAGATGTTCCAGAGCCTGTTGAGCCTCCTGTATGTCCAGCTAAAGAGATAGAAGTACCAGAGAGTGAGGCCCCAACCCAAAGCTACGATGAATACAAAGATGAAACTACCATTGATGACTCCATCTTAGACAGCTCCTGGGTGGATACTCAAGGTGTGATTCTAATATCTGTTTTGCATGAAATTTGCTCAGCAAATGATGAAAACCTTTCAGAATTGTCTTGAAGTTAACTTGTTTCCTACCTTTTTAGGTAACAGTTGTATATTAGTTGGCTTGCCAGTATACAGCAGTACTGAATTTTAAGTTGTTGTGAGGGCCATGTTGgatttcaagtaaatgcatgtttacagcctggtataAGAGTACCTTGCCTGTTTCACCTCATGTACTCTGTAGATGATGATAAGAGCATGGCCACCGAGAAAATTGAGCCTCTACCCAGAGTGATGAGCCCTGTCAAGAAACCACATGCGGAGAAACCAGCGAAACAGAGGGCTAAAGGCGGCAGGACCAAAGGACGAATCACCACCCCTGAACGCAAACCTGTTCGCAAAGAGCCGGTACCCATCCAGAAGGAtgagatgaagaagaaaaaaggtttTTGTCACTGGAAGtgacattgtgttttattttgtttgtatattctgtattttttttttcattatgacattttccctTCACATTTTTCAACAAGTTGAATGTTTAAATCTTAATGCTTATTTCTACTTTGGTTAGATGTcatgtatacaggtccttctcaaaaaattagcatattatgaaaaagttcattattttccataatgtaatgataaaaattaaactttcatatattttagattcattgcacaccaactgaaatatttcaggtcttttattgttttaatactgatgattttggcatacagctcatgaaaacccaaaattcctatctcaaaaaattagcatatttcatccgtccaataaaaaaaaaatgtttttaatacaaaaaaagtcaaccttcaaataattattttcagttatgcactcaatacttggtcgggaatccttttgcagaaatgactgcttcaatgaggcgtggcatggaggcaatcagcctgtggcactgctgaggtgttatggaggcccaggatgcttcgatagcggccttaagctcattcagagtgttgggtcttgcgtctctcaactttctcttcacaatatcccacagattctctatggggttcaggtcaggagagttggcaggccaattgagcacagtaataccatggtcagtaaaccatttaccagtggttttggcactgtgagcaggtgccaggtcgtgctgaaaaacgaaatcttcatctccataaagcttttcagcagatggaagcatgaagtgctccaaaatctcctgatagctagctgcattgaccctgcccttgataaaacacagtggaccaacaccagcagctgacatggcaccccagaccatcactgactgtgggtacttgacactggacttcaggcattttggcatttccttctccccagtcttcctccagactctggcaccttgatttccgaatgacatgcaaaatttgctttcatccgaaaaaagtactttggaccactgagcaacaatccagtgctgcttctctgtggggaatgcggcacctgtagcccatttcctgcacacgcctgtgcacggtggctctggatgtttctactccagactccgtccactgcttccgcaggtcccccaaggtctggaatcggtccttctccacaatcttcctcatggtccggtcacctcttctcgttgttgcagcgttttttgccacactttttccttcccacagacttcccactgaggtgccttgatacagcactctgggaacagcctattcgttcagaaatttctttctgtgtcttaccctctcgcttgagggtgtcagtgatggccttctggacagcagtcaggtcggcagtctttacccatgattgcggttttgagtaatgaaccaggctgggagtttttaaaagcttcaggaatcttttgcaggtgtttagagttaattagttgattcagatgattaggttaatggctcgtttagagaaccttttcatgatatgctaatttttttgagataggcatttttgggttttcatgagctgtatgccaaaatcatcagtattaaaaacaataaaagacctgaaatatttcagttggtgtgcaatgaatctaaaatatatgaaagtttaatttttatcattacattatggaaaataatgaactttttcacaatatgcaaattttttgagaaggacctgtacaatcTAAAACTTtgtattactttaattttattattattttttgagacAACAGAGTGTCAGATTTAACTAAACCTATGAAGTGCATGTGATTTTACAGTAGGTAGATTATTCcgaatttcaattaaattttatatttgtttttttcattacatctttgttaaattagtgttttagtGAAACATTATTTGACTGTATCTCCTATCATCCTGTGTTGCACTGCTGTTGTGCCTGTCCTTGATTCTGTGTCTCCCTCTTGTAGCTGTGATTAGGAAGGCTGAGCtcacaaaaaaatctgatattcAGACGTGCTCGCCTTCCCGGAAGAGTGTTTTAAAGGCTACAGTAAGGCACCCTAGACCTACCCAACATCACGCGTGTGTTAAGCGGAAACCCACAGGTGAACTCTGTCACAAGCTGTTTGCAATGTGGCTGGCAAACATGGGAATTGGCATGTTGTTTTTAAGAGTGATGCTTGTCTATTTGAttggtttttctttttatgtattttacatagcAAATTGTATAAGTTACGCAAGTTGTATGTTCATGCAGTGTTTGTAATGAGGCTCACTGGtgttttattcaattgttttgcttataatgttttcattttcttatagCTTGACCTTTCTTTTTGTTGCCTGCATGTGTTCTCTTTTAGTTTCCCGCTTATTCACTCTTAGTTTTCTTTTCAAAGTGGCACTGCTtattgaatattgtgaaaatgtgGTGCATTCAATcactttgtgtgtttgtctgtgtgttaaTTTTAAAGGATATCCTTTTGACTTAAATGTGTTAGACAATTTATGAGGTGCAGCTTAGAGTAATCACTATTTCCTTTCCTTTTGTAACATTTCTATTCTGTTGCATACAACATTCAGGGACCAATTGGACTGGTTGCCAGGCAACTGGTGGTTTGAGTGAGCTCTGGGCGCTCAGTTAAGACAAATCTGGAGGAAAGGAATTCACTGTGCCATAATAAAGTTCCACTGTTAGATTTCTGGGAACTGTGCTTGAATTTATGTTGGACATCTGATACATTGCTGCAAATCCCCCAATTAGACTTTACTGAACAGCGTTTTATGTAACAGTTCATTTTCAAATTCTCTGTTATTCTGTGCCAAGTAGTTTCAGAGGAGAGCTTTCCAGTAGCTACAAAATATTTAGCTGAGGGTAATGATCAGTTTCATTTTTGATCCGATATAGCCCAATTAGAAGTACCTTGGCttgggcatttaaaaaaatatccggATGGTGGTTAAgtcttaaaaacataaatgaatcaaaaatCCCAGTTTAATATTCAGGGACAACTACAAGTAAGCAATTTGTATGTTGATTTGCTTGAAAAGTTAAAAACTGTGGTTCTGTGGCACTTTcagaacattttcttttgttaGTTGGAACATCTGACCAGCTTACTTAGCAACATTAACTCAACATAACTCCTGTTTGAGGCAGGACTATCTGTTCGACAAGTCATAGCTGTTACATTGCACACTTCAGTTTtacaaaataactataaaaaggctttttaaagaaaaatcagaCTATATGTCAAGCACATGTGGCTGCTTTTGTATACAGGTTTGCATTTGCTGTGTATTTGCTTGTGTGTaatgttcagtttgttttattttcattggaGAGCATATAACTCAGTGGTCATGGTCATAGTATGTATTTCTTCTCTTTATCATCCTCagcctctctttttctctttatctttGCAGTGTCTGCAGATGGTCGACTGCCCTTCAGTGTGGCCAGGCACTCCAGAGACAGAGCATCTGTAAGCATCAAATTAGATTTCAGTCATATACAAATATGATGATCCCAATTAAAACAGGTTGTCAATAGATAGTCCAGTCTATGTACTAGAGATCAGCTCAAGTGCTCAGAAATaacagtaattattaataataaaaggctattttggtgtatttgtttttaaaattaaattcagaaCGTCACACACATCAAATTACACTGACAACTACACTCTGTCCTGTTATTCATTTTGTCATTAGTTACGCCATATTTTTTGTGGTACCAATGATGAAttgaaaataattcaatatatacaatacatacagtatagcCTCTTTGCACCTCAGATGCCTCCCTGGTTTCCACTCTTTGTATTGCCTGCTCATCCCATCTCATATTatctgatttgtgtttttttacaagTTTGCATGACCTTTTTGCCTCATTTCCTTCAACCTTAAAATGAGACATAGTGCCCTCCCCAGGCAGTTTAATGGTCCATGTACTAATACAACATTAAAGAAAATAGAGATTTTCATCTTTttgtgcttgtttatttttaattc
This genomic stretch from Cyprinus carpio isolate SPL01 chromosome B9, ASM1834038v1, whole genome shotgun sequence harbors:
- the LOC109057072 gene encoding microtubule-associated protein 2-like isoform X13, whose amino-acid sequence is MADGRQPEDSGPQWSSPGAQGSSSPGGHGENGFSSTYRTCQPGGAHSGSAASYTKENGFNGDLTSGHAVTAVEDSANLPPSPPPSPAAEHFGPLDQAVKMEAERPDSERTDPIGMDFTESAMHLDDELPSYQSLARDADMPESPFARTCPMEDFGVPPSDQGHAKGPCKAPNEKPDVQSGAVKQSLTETCDSSNIHEVKQGQIEDKQMEITKEEDMKDKSGMSAYFETTTIKTDASGSQGEGYYELSTKSEEQKDSVADLPLPEISYSTLAQTHSLEVQPDLPKSSADTLHTALPVDRRDDCRLSPGKLALEQRSYSLNITIGAMDHGDAQGRPRILSPLATDIMSHTSGSLDESADYLPVTTPSVEKLPQFPPVILETTASTTTPSSSPPQETVTDVKTSPQSESPESPVQAKSCYKNGTVMAPDLPEMLDLAGTRSRLTSDNTDSEIMRRKSVPMDMSSLVSDSLAHLFKGDQGQMATKREMQLEEQGYCVFSEYSGPMPSPADLHSPMDSSPQIFNTVISEEKETGLVAFGQQECPSTEDLKPTQVVTPQVKQECASTEDLKPTEVVTPQAKQECPSTEDLKPTEVVTPQAKQECPSTEDLKPTEVVTPQAKQECPSTEDLKPTEVVTPQAKQECPSTEDLKPTEVVTPQVKQECPSTEDLKPTEVVTPQAKQECPSTEDLKPTEVVTPQAKPEEEKPKNEESSEIESTPSEKPHVETKQEDSDLLKTEHLEETKSPALPDNEKGQLDKQAETFITPKVTVTLEEARPDLDAGFKLGAETEAEIADYERQIRKLEMEDRPLSVEEERELQELREKVKNKPDLVHQEAYEEVDAEDAYQLTGAAKDRIARPIRPSPASSVESATDEEKMHVSDTEKPRSPGEKESLKTDPNRLSPVGSFEKYFREERPSEQEVKQKDSVQPLKEKVAEEKPQSAPSKTDEAPLDTTVTQEVEEEVELAEEPDEVIPEPKPALNVEEKPVVDKTEPDEVVVEKEEEKVFEKEHVEDEEILEGAKAAEDTVEPRAAIESVVTVEDDFITVVQTIDESEVSGHSVRFSAPPEEEHPQLLQEEEEEDESVEMAQEVEMEAPSLEEALDVPEPVEPPVCPAKEIEVPESEAPTQSYDEYKDETTIDDSILDSSWVDTQDDDKSMATEKIEPLPRVMSPVKKPHAEKPAKQRAKGGRTKGRITTPERKPVRKEPVPIQKDEMKKKKAVIRKAELTKKSDIQTCSPSRKSVLKATVRHPRPTQHHACVKRKPTVSADGRLPFSVARHSRDRASTSNPTTLTKIPTSKIWAEALLPARPNSASSFNKRSPLVEADLYEPRPSSAGPQVSLNSYAVKDGGSRSPEKRSSLPRPASILTRRPQMADHEESSTSITSSGSTAPRRPTSFRTEVKAEHRTGRSHSMTGVETARSRSARSGTSTPRTPGSTAITPGTPPSYSCRTPGTPHTPGTPKSLSLLSQEKKVAIIRTPPKSPATTPKQLRIINQPLPDLKNVKSKIGSIDNIKYQPKGGQVQIQSKKIDLSHVTSKCGSLDNIRHRPGGGNVRIESVKLDFREKAHAKVGSLENAHHTPGGGHVQIESHKLMFRDVAKARVDHGAEIVIETLRLSGGTSPHRHSHMSSSGSINMLESPQLATLADDVTAALAKQGL
- the LOC109057072 gene encoding microtubule-associated protein 2-like isoform X11, with the translated sequence MADGRQPEDSGPQWSSPGAQGSSSPGGHGENGFSSTYRTCQPGGAHSGSAASYTKENGFNGDLTSGHAVTAEQVSARIVQEVTAEAVAVLKGEQELHPDTAVRLPSVEDSANLPPSPPPSPAAEHFGPLDQAVKMEAERPDSERTDPIGMDFTESAMHLDDELPSYQSLARDADMPESPFARTCPMEDFGVPPSDQGHAKGPCKAPNEKPDVQSGAVKQSLTETCDSSNIHEVKQGQIEDKQMEITKEEDMKDKSGMSAYFETTTIKTDASGSQGEGYYELSTKSEEQKDSVADLPLPEISYSTLAQTHSLEVQPDLPKSSADTLHTALPVDRRDDCRLSPGKLALEQRSYSLNITIGAMDHGDAQGRPRILSPLATDIMSHTSGSLDESADYLPVTTPSVEKLPQFPPVILETTASTTTPSSSPPQETVTDVKTSPQSESPESPVQAKSCYKNGTVMAPDLPEMLDLAGTRSRLTSDNTDSEIMRRKSVPMDMSSLVSDSLAHLFKGDQGQMATKREMQLEEQGYCVFSEYSGPMPSPADLHSPMDSSPQIFNTVISEEKETGLVAFGQQECPSTEDLKPTQVVTPQVKQECASTEDLKPTEVVTPQAKQECPSTEDLKPTEVVTPQAKQECPSTEDLKPTEVVTPQAKQECPSTEDLKPTEVVTPQAKQECPSTEDLKPTEVVTPQVKQECPSTEDLKPTEVVTPQAKQECPSTEDLKPTEVVTPQAKPEEEKPKNEESSEIESTPSEKPHVETKQEDSDLLKTEHLEETKSPALPDNEKGQLDKQAETFITPKVTVTLEEARPDLDAGFKLGAETEAEIADYERQIRKLEMEDRPLSVEEERELQELREKVKNKPDLVHQEAYEEVDAEDAYQLTGAAKDRIARPIRPSPASSVESATDEEKMHVSDTEKPRSPGEKESLKTDPNRLSPVGSFEKYFREERPSEQEVKQKDSVQPLKEKVAEEKPQSAPSKTDEAPLDTTVTQEVEEEVELAEEPDEVIPEPKPALNVEEKPVVDKTEPDEVVVEKEEEKVFEKEHVEDEEILEGAKAAEDTVEPRAAIESVVTVEDDFITVVQTIDESEVSGHSVRFSAPPEEEHPQLLQEEEEEDESVEMAQEVEMEAPSLEEALDVPEPVEPPVCPAKEIEVPESEAPTQSYDEYKDETTIDDSILDSSWVDTQDDDKSMATEKIEPLPRVMSPVKKPHAEKPAKQRAKGGRTKGRITTPERKPVRKEPVPIQKDEMKKKKAVIRKAELTKKSDIQTCSPSRKSVLKATVRHPRPTQHHACVKRKPTVSADGRLPFSVARHSRDRASTSNPTTLTKIPTSKIWAEALLPARPNSASSFNKRSPLVEADLYEPRPSSAGPQVSLNSYAVKDGGSRSPEKRSSLPRPASILTRRPQMADHEESSTSITSSGSTAPRRPTSFRTEVKAEHRTGRSHSMTGVETARSRSARSGTSTPRTPGSTAITPGTPPSYSCRTPGTPHTPGTPKSLSLLSQEKKVAIIRTPPKSPATTPKQLRIINQPLPDLKNVKSKIGSIDNIKYQPKGGQVQIQSKKIDLSHVTSKCGSLDNIRHRPGGGNVRIESVKLDFREKAHAKVGSLENAHHTPGGGHVQIESHKLMFRDVAKARVDHGAEIVIETLRLSGGTSPHRHSHMSSSGSINMLESPQLATLADDVTAALAKQGL
- the LOC109057072 gene encoding microtubule-associated protein 2-like isoform X8 → MADGRQPEDSGPQWSSPGAQGSSSPGGHGENGFSSTYRTCQPGGAHSGSAASYTKENGFNGDLTSGHAVTAEQVSARIVQEVTAEAVAVLKGEQELHPDTAVRLPSVEDSANLPPSPPPSPAAEHFGPLDQDVGDEEEAGPLRRFQNSRERCKFLAPSISVSVPEDDPYHSDEEYYEHPLFSPEWTRSGSRPPGQAAAFRQIEAVKMEAERPDSERTDPIGMDFTESAMHLDDELPSYQSLARDADMPESPFARTCPMEDFGVPPSDQGHAKGPCKAPNEKPDVQSGAVKQSLTETCDSSNIHEVKQGQIEDKQMEITKEEDMKDKSGMSAYFETTTIKTDASGSQGEGYYELSTKSEEQKDSVADLPLPEISYSTLAQTHSLEVQPDLPKSSADTLHTALPVDRRDDCRLSPGKLALEQRSYSLNITIGAMDHGDAQGRPRILSPLATDIMSHTSGSLDESADYLPVTTPSVEKLPQFPPVILETTASTTTPSSSPPQETVTDVKTSPQSESPESPVQAKSCYKNGTVMAPDLPEMLDLAGTRSRLTSDNTDSEIMRRKSVPMDMSSLVSDSLAHLFKGDQGQMATKREMQLEEQGYCVFSEYSGPMPSPADLHSPMDSSPQIFNTVISEEKETGLVAFGQQECPSTEDLKPTQVVTPQVKQECASTEDLKPTEVVTPQAKQECPSTEDLKPTEVVTPQAKQECPSTEDLKPTEVVTPQAKQECPSTEDLKPTEVVTPQAKQECPSTEDLKPTEVVTPQVKQECPSTEDLKPTEVVTPQAKQECPSTEDLKPTEVVTPQAKPEEEKPKNEESSEIESTPSEKPHVETKQEDSDLLKTEHLEETKSPALPDNEKGQLDKQAETFITPKVTVTLEEARPDLDAGFKLGAETEAEIADYERQIRKLEMEDRPLSVEEERELQELREKVKNKPDLVHQEAYEEVDAEDAYQLTGAAKDRIARPIRPSPASSVESATDEEKMHVSDTEKPRSPGEKESLKTDPNRLSPVGSFEKYFREERPSEQEVKQKDSVQPLKEKVAEEKPQSAPSKTDEAPLDTTVTQEVEEEVELAEEPDEVIPEPKPALNVEEKPVVDKTEPDEVVVEKEEEKVFEKEHVEDEEILEGAKAAEDTVEPRAAIESVVTVEDDFITVVQTIDESEVSGHSVRFSAPPEEEHPQLLQEEEEEDESVEMAQEVEMEAPSLEEALDVPEPVEPPVCPAKEIEVPESEAPTQSYDEYKDETTIDDSILDSSWVDTQDDDKSMATEKIEPLPRVMSPVKKPHAEKPAKQRAKGGRTKGRITTPERKPVRKEPVPIQKDEMKKKKAVIRKAELTKKSDIQTCSPSRKSVLKATVRHPRPTQHHACVKRKPTVSADGRLPFSVARHSRDRASTSNPTTLTKIPTSKIWAEALLPARPNSASSFNKRSPLVEADLYEPRPSSAGPQVSLNSYAVKDGGSRSPEKRSSLPRPASILTRRPQMADHEESSTSITSSGSTAPRRPTSFRTEVKAEHRTGRSHSMTGVETARSRSARSGTSTPRTPGSTAITPGTPPSYSCRTPGTPHTPGTPKSLSLLSQEKKVAIIRTPPKSPATTPKQLRIINQPLPDLKNVKSKIGSIDNIKYQPKGGQVQIQSKKIDLSHVTSKCGSLDNIRHRPGGGNVRIESVKLDFREKAHAKVGSLENAHHTPGGGHVQIESHKLMFRDVAKARVDHGAEIVIETLRLSGGTSPHRHSHMSSSGSINMLESPQLATLADDVTAALAKQGL